The sequence GGGCCGTTGCACACGAAGCGCGTCAGCGCCGCATTGATTTCACCCGAGTCCAGCAGGCCGTTGCTGTTGGCGTCCGTGCCGAACTGGAGCATCACGCCGCCCGTGGCGCAGTTGGCGCCCGCGGGCTCCGCGGTGGTCGCCGCCACCGAGTTGAGGCCGGCGTTGCCCTGGGGACCCTGCTGGCCCTGCGGCCCCTGCTGGCCCTGGGGACCCTGCGCGCCCGTGGCACCCGTCGCACCCGTGGCGCCCGTGTCACCCTTCGGGCCCTGCGGACCCTGGGGGCCGACGTTGCCCTGGGGCCCCTGGGCACCCGTCGCACCGGTAGCACCCGTGGCGCCCGTGTCACCCTTGTCGCCCTTGTCGCCCTTCACACCCTGGACGCCCTGGGGACCCTGGGGGCCGTTGCACACGAAGCGCGTCAGCGCCGCGTTGATCTCCCCCGCGTCCAGCACGCCGTTGCGGTTGGCGTCGATGCCCGTCTCCAGCTTCACGCCGGCGGTGGGGCAGTTGGCCCCCGCCAGCTCCGCGCTCGTGAGCACCAGCGCGCTCAGGCCGACGTTGCCCTGATTGCCCTGGTCGCCCTGGTCACCCTTGTCGCCCTTCACACCCTGGATGCCCTGCGGGCCCTGGGGACCGGTGGCGCCGACATCGCCCTTGTCACCCTTGGCACCCTGGGGACCGGTGGCGCCCTGGGGACCGGTAGCGCCCTGCGGACCGGTGGCGCCCTGGGGACCGGTGGCGCCGGTAGCACCGACATCGCCCTTGTCGCCCTTATCGCCCTTGTCGCCCTGGATGCCCTGCGGACCCACGGGGCCCGTGTCGCCACGCAGGCCCTGCGGGCCCTGAATGCCCTGCGGACCCTGCACGCCCTGCGGGCCCTGCGCGCCGTTGCACACATAGCGCGTCAGGTTCGGGTCCACCTCCGCGGTGTCCAGCTGGCCGTTGCTGTCGGCGTCCACACCCGCCTCGAACAGCACGCCGCCGGTGGCGCAGTTGGCGCCCGCCGCTTCCGGCGTGGTGCGCACCAGCGCGCTCAGGCCGGTGTCACCCTTGGGGCCGTTGGCGGGACCCTGGGGGCCCTGCGGGCCCTGGGGACCCTGCGGACCGATAGCGCCCGTGTCACCCTTGTCGCCCTTCTCACCAGCAGCACCCTGTGCGCCGGCAGCGCCAGCGGGGCCCTGGTCACCCTGCGGGCCACGCGGGCCGACAGGACCTGCCGGCCCCTGTGGGCCTTGCGGGCCCTGCGGTCCCTGATTTCCCTCGTCACATCCCGAGAGCACCAGCAACGCCGCCAGCGGTAGTGCCTTCAAGAAAGTCCAATGCGCCGGCCGTCGCCAATTCACTTGAGCCATCTGCGGGTTTCTCCTCGTCACGTCCTGGGGACTCAGTGCCGTGGGGCCTATCAGCAAGCCCCAAGCCAGATCGCGGCGAGGGGGAGGCCGCGCGCCTGCTTCAGCAATGACGGGGCGATTGTGTATCGGATTGCTTCCACAAAGCCATCCCCCCCTCGCGCGTCCTCTGGGAACGCGGGTGCGTGCCGGCCCAACGCGTCGGCGACGTGTCGGGTCGCATCCAACCCACCGTCCTGAAGGAACGCAGCCGCGTCACCGTGGAACGCAACGACACGGCGCGGCGCATGGGCTCGCTACAGAGGAGGACACGCCCGCGCGCCACCGCACACGCGGCTCCAACGTGTGGCCGCTTCTTTGCTCAGTGAGCAGTCGCCGTGCTCTGTTCTTGAAACACTCCTCAACCCAAGGAAGGCGTACGTGTCTGATCCATTCATCGGTGAAATCCGGATGTTCGCGGGAAACTTTCCTCCGCGCGGCTGGCAGTTCTGCCAGGGGCAGATCCTCTCCATCGCGCAGAACACGGCGCTCTTCTCCATCCTCGGCACGACTTACGGCGGCAATGGTCAGACGACGTTCGCGCTGCCGGACCTGCGCGGCCGCTACCCGATGCAGCAGGGTCAGGGTCCGGGGCTCACCCCTCGCACGCTGGGCGAGCAGGGTGGCAGTGAGACGGTGACGCTGATTTCGAACCAGATGCCGGCGCACACCCACTCGCTGACGGCGAGCAACTCCGCGGCGGACCAGCCCATCCCCGAGGGCAACGTTCTCGCGACGCGCATCGAGTCCGGCGTCCCGATGAACTCCTACACCACGCCGAACAACATCAACACGACGATGGCGCCGAACTCCATCGGCGTCGCGGGCGGCAGCCAGCCTCACAACAACATGTCGCCCTTCCTCGCGCTCAACTTCATCATCGCGCTGGAAGGCATCTACCCCTCGCGCAACTGACGCGCGAGCGAGCTTCACTGAAACACGTTTGAAACACGGCGCCCCGCTCTCCTTCCACGGTGAGCGGGGCGCTGTCTTTCGGGGCAGCGGCACGGGCTGATACAGCTCCACCGTGCCGCTCCGCCGCATGGCTCTGTTGCCAGGGCAGCGGCACGAGTGGATTCACCACCGTGCCGCCGTACCTCCTGGCGCCGTCGCTACGGCAGCGGCACGAGCCGGTCCACCGCCGCGGTGCCGGTGTACTGCGTGGGCGTGTTGAGGAAGCCCTTGAGCTGCACGCGCCACGTGCCCGCCACCGGGTGCGGAATCGACACCGACTCACCGGTGGACGTGCCGTTGGTGCTGGAGCCCACCAGCGCGCCGTTCGGCCCATAGACATACAGGTCCATGTCCAGCGCCGGGTTGCCCCAGTCCGTGGTGATGCGCAGCGCGCTCGCGCCCTCGGGCACGACGAGGCTGTGGTTGTCCTCGGCGGCCAGCAGCGTCACGTCCGCGACGGGGATGTTGACGCTGAGATTCACGCTGCCCGTCCAGCCCGGCAGCGCGGTGGTCTGCGTGGTGTAGCGCGTGCCCGCCGTCTCGGATGCGACGCGCACGGCGGCGTATGCATCCGCGTAGCCCGCGCCCACCTCCCACAGCTCGAGCTGCCGCGTCGTCCCATCCGCGTTCTTCGCGAACATGGGCTTCGCGGTGGAGGTGAGGGCCGCCAGCACGCCGTCCATGTTCAGCGCCGGGTTGACCTCGAGCATCAGCGCGACGACGCCGGCCAGGTGCGGCGTGGCCATGGAGGTGCCAGAGATGGACGCGTAGAAGGGCTCCGGGTGCAGGCCATCCAGGCCGAGGTACGGCGGGACGATGGCCGGATTGCCGGTGGTGGCGCGCGCCGCGACGATGTT comes from Pyxidicoccus parkwaysis and encodes:
- a CDS encoding DUF7151 family protein, whose translation is MKALPLAALLVLSGCDEGNQGPQGPQGPQGPAGPVGPRGPQGDQGPAGAAGAQGAAGEKGDKGDTGAIGPQGPQGPQGPQGPANGPKGDTGLSALVRTTPEAAGANCATGGVLFEAGVDADSNGQLDTAEVDPNLTRYVCNGAQGPQGVQGPQGIQGPQGLRGDTGPVGPQGIQGDKGDKGDKGDVGATGATGPQGATGPQGATGPQGATGPQGAKGDKGDVGATGPQGPQGIQGVKGDKGDQGDQGNQGNVGLSALVLTSAELAGANCPTAGVKLETGIDANRNGVLDAGEINAALTRFVCNGPQGPQGVQGVKGDKGDKGDTGATGATGATGAQGPQGNVGPQGPQGPKGDTGATGATGATGAQGPQGQQGPQGQQGPQGNAGLNSVAATTAEPAGANCATGGVMLQFGTDANSNGLLDSGEINAALTRFVCNGPQGPQGPQGVKGDTGPQGAAGLNSVTATANEPAGANCATGGVRLQVGTDQNSNGVLDAGEVNAAMTRYVCNGAQGPQGIQGPAGATGPAGATGATGATGATGATGPQGPSGSLGIYGDGSGGSFNVPFSNTVDLTTVSGFNTLAGRHHLQFTDITISGTLIVPSGTVLRATGNVSVTGTGTIIVAPGTQDSGNGSASPGVSLAASGSIHGGIGLGMLQASQVRRPGPLAGGAGDRNVSLGAVTGGEGGGSLVIVARGTVSIAAGGAINANGNSGINPGGATDIPGPGGGGGGIIVIGAQGNITVTGFLRAVGGTGGPGVNGNGGAAGAGGGGGGGGGIIHLISAGTINAPGSQLLVSGGAAGTDASSTSTNQPGSGGGATGGNGGNGGNGNPVAGQAFTAATAGTAGYAITTVTPTPENLFL
- a CDS encoding phage tail protein, whose amino-acid sequence is MSDPFIGEIRMFAGNFPPRGWQFCQGQILSIAQNTALFSILGTTYGGNGQTTFALPDLRGRYPMQQGQGPGLTPRTLGEQGGSETVTLISNQMPAHTHSLTASNSAADQPIPEGNVLATRIESGVPMNSYTTPNNINTTMAPNSIGVAGGSQPHNNMSPFLALNFIIALEGIYPSRN